Proteins from a single region of Gemmatimonadales bacterium:
- the ccoS gene encoding cbb3-type cytochrome oxidase assembly protein CcoS — protein MSVLYVVLPIAMLLLAGAIAAYAWAARKGQFDDLETPAMRALHDDDAQPPSPTSGTPTQR, from the coding sequence GTGAGCGTTCTCTATGTGGTGCTGCCCATCGCGATGCTGCTCCTCGCCGGCGCGATCGCGGCATATGCGTGGGCGGCGAGGAAGGGACAGTTCGACGACCTCGAGACGCCGGCGATGCGCGCGCTGCACGACGACGACGCCCAGCCACCCTCCCCTACCAGCGGAACTCCCACCCAACGGTGA
- a CDS encoding DUF1611 domain-containing protein — protein sequence MSAPRFLILADRDFGPLTSKTANSIIRYLPDRTVAVLDSQLVGKTAQDILGYGGAIPVVGTMREGLAFKPDAVLIGIAPVGGRLPEQWRTWLAEALDAGCDIWSGLHSFLADDPMLVERARASGARLLDLRKPPADIPVSSGLAKDVDALVVLTVGTDCNVGKMTAQLQLVKELKARGQRTTFVATGQTGIMIEGWGISVDAVVSDFTGGAAEQLVLQGSKDADIVLVEGQGSINHPGYSGVTLSLLHGSCPDALILCHQASRKHVGDYRAGAWVKIPPLTDYIRWYEDIGSAVHPTKVIGISLNTYDLDDVSAKAAIAKAARETGLPCTDPVRFDSAPLIDAILAARSTLTK from the coding sequence ATGAGCGCCCCCCGCTTCCTGATCCTGGCCGACCGAGACTTCGGCCCCCTCACCTCGAAGACCGCCAACTCGATCATCCGGTATTTGCCCGACCGGACGGTGGCCGTGCTGGACAGCCAGCTCGTCGGCAAGACGGCGCAGGATATCCTCGGCTACGGCGGTGCCATTCCGGTGGTCGGCACCATGCGCGAGGGCCTGGCGTTCAAACCCGACGCGGTGCTGATCGGAATCGCCCCGGTGGGCGGGCGGCTGCCCGAACAGTGGCGCACCTGGCTGGCCGAGGCACTGGACGCCGGGTGCGACATCTGGAGCGGGCTGCACAGCTTCCTGGCCGACGACCCGATGCTGGTCGAGCGGGCCCGGGCCAGCGGCGCCAGGCTCCTCGACCTGCGCAAGCCTCCGGCCGATATTCCCGTCTCAAGCGGCCTCGCCAAGGACGTGGACGCCCTCGTGGTGCTGACGGTCGGCACCGACTGCAACGTCGGCAAGATGACGGCCCAGCTCCAGCTGGTGAAGGAGCTCAAGGCGCGCGGCCAGCGGACCACCTTCGTGGCCACCGGACAGACCGGGATCATGATCGAGGGATGGGGCATCTCCGTCGATGCGGTGGTATCGGACTTCACCGGGGGCGCCGCCGAGCAACTCGTGCTGCAGGGGAGCAAGGATGCCGACATCGTGCTGGTGGAGGGGCAGGGGAGCATCAATCACCCCGGCTACAGCGGCGTCACGCTGAGCCTGCTTCACGGCTCCTGCCCCGATGCGCTGATCCTCTGCCACCAGGCAAGTCGGAAGCATGTGGGCGACTACCGGGCGGGGGCGTGGGTCAAGATCCCGCCGCTCACCGACTACATCCGCTGGTATGAGGACATCGGGTCCGCGGTGCACCCGACCAAGGTGATCGGCATCAGCCTCAACACCTACGACCTCGACGACGTCTCGGCAAAGGCGGCCATCGCGAAGGCGGCCAGGGAGACGGGATTGCCTTGCACCGACCCGGTGCGGTTCGATTCGGCGCCGTTGATCGACGCCATCCTGGCGGCGCGGAGCACGCTCACCAAATAG
- a CDS encoding PspA/IM30 family protein: protein MGIFDRLSTMLRSNINDLISRAENPEKMLNQLITDMKSNLAKAKQEVAGAIADEKKLHADAETMRKQAEDWERRAMLAVQEGRDDLAKQALMRYNEHLQGAQQLHETWVKHKAETESLKGSLRQLNDKIEEAKRKKNILVARARRSEAQQRIQATMSGMSDKSAFESFERMTEKIEDQERKALASAELQEEFGGDNLMKQFEALEYHGSSDQQLLELKAKMGLIGGGAKETRQIGKGDDEVHEAEVLEIEKDDNTQS, encoded by the coding sequence ATGGGGATCTTTGATCGCTTGTCCACCATGCTCCGGTCGAACATCAACGACCTGATCAGCCGGGCCGAAAACCCGGAGAAGATGCTCAACCAGCTCATCACCGACATGAAGAGCAACCTGGCCAAGGCCAAGCAGGAAGTGGCCGGCGCCATTGCCGATGAGAAGAAGTTGCATGCCGACGCCGAAACCATGCGGAAGCAGGCCGAGGACTGGGAGCGGCGTGCCATGCTGGCGGTGCAGGAGGGTCGCGACGACCTCGCCAAGCAGGCGCTCATGCGGTACAACGAGCACCTGCAGGGCGCCCAGCAGCTGCACGAAACCTGGGTCAAGCACAAGGCGGAGACGGAGTCGCTCAAGGGTTCGCTGCGCCAGCTGAACGACAAGATTGAAGAGGCCAAGCGCAAGAAGAACATCCTCGTGGCGCGGGCGCGCCGTTCCGAGGCGCAGCAGCGCATCCAGGCCACGATGTCGGGGATGTCCGACAAGAGCGCCTTCGAGTCGTTCGAGCGCATGACCGAGAAGATCGAGGATCAGGAACGGAAGGCGCTTGCGTCAGCCGAGCTGCAGGAAGAGTTTGGCGGCGACAACCTGATGAAGCAGTTTGAGGCGCTGGAGTACCACGGCAGTTCGGATCAACAGCTCCTCGAACTCAAGGCCAAGATGGGCCTCATCGGGGGCGGCGCCAAGGAGACGCGGCAGATCGGGAAGGGCGACGACGAGGTCCATGAGGCCGAGGTGCTGGAAATCGAGAAGGACGACAACACCCAGAGCTGA
- a CDS encoding YbjN domain-containing protein, with translation MVTRDDVQSFLDRMEAAGGTVEELGDGLWKVRTSEESEVVVSFSPPVLILRVRVMELPAEPSRRAELYRQLLEYNATDLVHGSYGVEGDHVVLTDTLELENLDFSEFEASFDSLTLALATHLGALAPYRER, from the coding sequence ATGGTCACACGGGATGACGTCCAGTCCTTCCTCGACCGGATGGAAGCGGCCGGGGGGACTGTCGAAGAGCTGGGCGATGGGCTGTGGAAGGTACGGACGTCGGAGGAGTCGGAGGTGGTGGTCAGCTTCTCCCCGCCCGTCCTGATCCTTCGCGTGCGGGTCATGGAGTTGCCGGCCGAGCCGTCCCGGCGCGCCGAGCTCTACCGGCAGCTGCTGGAATACAACGCCACCGACCTGGTGCATGGATCCTACGGGGTGGAGGGTGATCACGTCGTCCTGACGGACACCCTCGAGCTGGAAAATCTGGATTTCAGCGAGTTCGAGGCCAGCTTCGATTCGCTCACGCTGGCGCTGGCGACCCACTTGGGCGCCCTGGCGCCGTATCGCGAAAGGTGA
- the sdaAA gene encoding L-serine ammonia-lyase, iron-sulfur-dependent, subunit alpha — protein MDSLNDAVVQAEAAGVSLGEFALRREVAHGLRSRAELEGGLARALEVMRGAVARGLPGDLRSVSGLVGGDAAKLDRLTGPLSGTLFTEVIAGALAVQEVNAAMGVIVAAPTAGGAGVLPGVLLGLAGRGVATDEQLVRGLATAGLIGAVVAVRASLSGAEGGCQAETGAAAAMAAGAGVEVLGGSPTVAAHAVALAMQGTLGLVCDPLGGLVEIPCVFRNATGAAIALAAIEMALAGIEFPIPADEVIDTMGEIGRSMDVRYRETAGGGLAATPTGRRLAKERLVQIKHSGRTA, from the coding sequence ATGGACTCCCTCAACGACGCGGTGGTGCAGGCAGAGGCGGCGGGCGTCTCGCTGGGTGAGTTCGCGCTCCGGCGCGAGGTGGCGCACGGACTGCGCAGCCGGGCCGAGCTCGAGGGAGGGCTGGCGCGTGCGCTTGAGGTGATGCGGGGCGCCGTGGCGCGCGGCCTCCCCGGCGACCTCAGGAGCGTCAGCGGGCTGGTCGGCGGCGACGCCGCGAAGCTGGACCGGCTGACCGGCCCGCTCTCCGGGACCCTCTTCACAGAGGTCATTGCAGGCGCGCTGGCAGTGCAGGAGGTCAACGCGGCGATGGGTGTCATCGTGGCCGCGCCCACCGCGGGCGGCGCGGGGGTACTGCCCGGCGTGCTGCTCGGGCTGGCCGGGCGCGGGGTCGCGACGGATGAGCAGCTGGTGCGCGGGCTGGCGACCGCCGGCCTGATCGGCGCGGTGGTGGCGGTGCGCGCCTCGCTCAGCGGGGCCGAGGGCGGCTGTCAGGCGGAGACCGGCGCCGCCGCCGCCATGGCCGCCGGGGCCGGCGTCGAAGTGCTCGGCGGCTCGCCGACGGTGGCGGCCCACGCCGTCGCCCTCGCGATGCAGGGCACACTTGGCCTGGTCTGCGACCCGCTGGGCGGGCTCGTCGAAATTCCCTGCGTCTTTCGCAACGCGACTGGTGCGGCGATCGCACTGGCGGCCATCGAGATGGCGCTGGCGGGTATCGAGTTCCCCATCCCGGCGGACGAGGTGATCGACACCATGGGCGAGATTGGCCGCTCGATGGATGTGCGGTATCGTGAGACAGCGGGAGGGGGGCTGGCTGCGACCCCGACGGGGAGACGGCTTGCGAAGGAGCGCCTGGTTCAGATAAAGCATTCTGGGAGAACAGCTTAG
- the sdaAB gene encoding L-serine ammonia-lyase, iron-sulfur-dependent subunit beta has product MISLLDIIGPVMVGPSSSHTAGACRIGLFARALLGGPPESALIELHGSFARTGQGHGTDRALVGGLLGFRPDDERLRDSLELAAAAGMAVTFQTTKLRGNHHPNTARLTLRRGDRQVTLVGSSIGAGRIVITSIDDYPVEITGTLPALVVVASDQPGAVAAITTTLAAQGGNIATIKVSRREKGGHAIHIYELDEAVGAEALAALLALPRVQSVRAIGRVDG; this is encoded by the coding sequence ATGATCTCCCTTCTCGATATCATCGGACCAGTGATGGTCGGGCCCTCGTCGTCCCACACGGCGGGGGCCTGCCGCATCGGCCTCTTTGCGCGGGCGCTGCTGGGCGGTCCCCCCGAGAGCGCCCTCATCGAGTTGCACGGCTCCTTCGCGCGCACGGGCCAGGGGCATGGCACCGATCGCGCGCTCGTGGGGGGCCTGCTCGGTTTTCGTCCCGACGACGAACGGCTCCGCGACAGCCTCGAACTGGCCGCCGCCGCGGGCATGGCCGTCACCTTTCAGACCACCAAGCTGCGCGGAAACCATCATCCGAACACCGCCCGTCTCACGCTCCGGCGTGGTGACCGCCAGGTCACGCTGGTCGGGTCGTCCATCGGCGCCGGCCGCATCGTGATCACCAGCATCGATGACTACCCTGTGGAAATCACCGGCACCCTGCCCGCGCTCGTCGTCGTTGCCAGCGACCAGCCTGGCGCCGTCGCGGCCATCACGACCACATTGGCGGCGCAGGGCGGCAATATCGCGACGATCAAGGTCTCCCGGCGCGAAAAGGGTGGGCATGCGATTCACATCTACGAGCTGGACGAGGCGGTAGGCGCCGAGGCGCTGGCGGCGCTGCTCGCCCTGCCGCGGGTGCAGAGCGTCCGGGCCATCGGACGGGTGGACGGCTGA
- the uvrA gene encoding excinuclease ABC subunit UvrA has protein sequence MAMAEEYLVVRGAREHNLKGISVTIPRNRLTVITGLSGSGKSSLAFDTIYAEGQRRYVESLSAYARQFLGLMEKPDVDVIEGLSPAISIEQKSTGHNPRSTVGTVTEVYDYLRLLWARAGVPHCPNDGSPVERQSASQITDAVLAWPEDTRIEVLAPLVRGRKGEFKDLFEDIQKRGFVRARVDGTTYDLSEIPKLNRRQNHDVAVVVDRLVVRASDRGRLNDSIETALKVADGVVEVVKHGGESGKRGSATESVTFSERFACGTCGLSMPELEPRQFSFNSPFGVCAECHGLGTRRTVTEELILGDARISILEGVILPWGEPTGYLRKVVLPTLAKALKFDLAAPWSEHSEAARHGLLHGIPGKKFKFQVDGRGSKGDYESEWEGVLLNVERRYRETSSDAARTSLEEYMVERPCPACGGRRLKPESLAVLVNGKSIGEVVDLSVERAVQFFESLPIRAKGRPGLDPDIAGPILKEVTDRLRFLRDVGLEYLTLGRGAGSLSGGEAQRIRLATQIGSRLVGVLYILDEPSIGLHQRDNERLLGTLRGLRDLGNTVIVVEHDEETIRAADHVIDLGPRAGRFGGEVMAEGTVDQVLAHPTSLTARYLRHELRIPVPAVRREAVPGKRLRVVGARANNLRNLTVDIPLGLFVAVTGVSGSGKSSLVTDILYRAMARHFYRARVVPGEHDRIEGFDQIDKVIEIDQSPIGRTPRSNPATYTGLFTPIRELFTQLPEAKIRGYGPGRFSFNVKGGRCESCQGDGLVKIEMHFLPDVYVPCEVCKGKRYNRETLEVRYRGRSIAEVLDLTVAEGLDFFQSQRRIADKLELLNDVGLGYIHLGQAATTLSGGEAQRVKLATELAKRDTGRTLYILDEPTTGLHFEDVRLLLEVLHRLVDKGNSVVVIEHNLDVLKTADWIVDLGPEGGDRGGTVVAEGTPEAVARVKASQTGPFLERVLREAR, from the coding sequence ATGGCTATGGCAGAAGAATATCTCGTCGTCCGGGGCGCCCGCGAGCACAACCTCAAGGGCATCTCCGTCACGATTCCCCGGAATCGCCTTACCGTCATCACGGGGCTCTCCGGTTCCGGCAAATCCTCGCTGGCCTTCGACACCATCTATGCCGAGGGTCAGCGCCGCTACGTCGAGTCCCTCTCGGCGTACGCAAGGCAGTTCCTCGGCCTGATGGAAAAGCCCGACGTCGACGTGATCGAGGGGCTTTCTCCCGCCATTTCCATCGAGCAGAAGTCCACCGGCCACAATCCTCGCTCGACCGTGGGGACCGTGACGGAGGTCTACGACTACCTCCGGTTGCTGTGGGCGCGGGCCGGCGTCCCCCACTGCCCGAACGACGGCAGCCCGGTCGAGCGGCAAAGCGCCAGCCAGATCACTGACGCCGTGCTGGCCTGGCCGGAGGACACCCGGATCGAGGTGCTCGCGCCGCTGGTGCGGGGTCGGAAAGGCGAATTCAAGGACCTCTTCGAGGACATCCAGAAGCGGGGCTTCGTCCGGGCGCGGGTGGACGGGACGACCTACGACCTGTCCGAGATTCCGAAGCTGAATCGGCGACAGAACCACGACGTGGCGGTGGTGGTCGATCGCCTGGTGGTGCGCGCGTCGGACCGGGGGCGCCTGAACGACTCGATCGAGACGGCCCTGAAGGTGGCGGACGGGGTCGTGGAAGTCGTCAAGCATGGTGGGGAGTCGGGGAAGCGGGGCAGTGCAACGGAGTCGGTCACCTTCTCGGAACGCTTCGCCTGTGGCACCTGCGGCCTGTCGATGCCCGAGCTGGAGCCGAGGCAGTTCTCGTTCAATTCGCCGTTCGGGGTGTGCGCGGAGTGCCACGGACTCGGGACGAGGCGGACGGTCACGGAGGAACTGATCCTGGGCGACGCGCGGATCTCGATCCTCGAGGGCGTGATCCTGCCGTGGGGGGAGCCGACCGGGTACCTGCGCAAGGTGGTCCTGCCCACCCTCGCCAAGGCGCTCAAGTTCGACCTCGCCGCCCCGTGGAGCGAGCACAGTGAGGCCGCCCGCCACGGGCTCCTCCACGGCATTCCCGGAAAGAAGTTCAAGTTCCAGGTGGATGGCCGCGGCTCCAAAGGCGACTACGAGAGCGAATGGGAGGGCGTGCTGCTCAACGTGGAGCGGCGCTACCGGGAGACGAGCAGCGATGCTGCCCGGACCTCGCTCGAGGAGTACATGGTCGAGCGGCCCTGCCCGGCGTGCGGCGGGCGCCGCCTCAAGCCGGAGAGCCTCGCCGTGCTGGTGAATGGCAAGAGCATCGGCGAGGTCGTGGACCTCTCGGTCGAGCGGGCGGTGCAGTTCTTCGAGAGCCTGCCAATCCGCGCGAAGGGCCGCCCCGGGCTCGACCCCGATATCGCGGGGCCGATCCTGAAGGAAGTGACCGACCGGCTCCGCTTCCTCCGCGATGTCGGCCTCGAATATCTCACGCTTGGGCGCGGTGCAGGCTCGCTCTCCGGTGGCGAGGCCCAGCGCATCCGGCTGGCCACCCAGATCGGGTCGCGTCTGGTCGGCGTGCTCTACATTCTCGACGAGCCGAGCATCGGGCTCCATCAGCGGGACAACGAGCGGCTGCTGGGCACGCTCCGCGGACTGCGCGATCTCGGGAACACCGTCATCGTGGTGGAGCACGACGAGGAGACCATCCGGGCCGCCGACCACGTCATCGACCTCGGGCCCCGCGCCGGCCGGTTCGGGGGCGAGGTGATGGCCGAAGGCACCGTCGACCAAGTGCTGGCGCACCCCACCTCCCTGACGGCCCGATACCTCCGGCATGAACTCCGGATTCCGGTCCCCGCGGTTCGCCGCGAAGCCGTCCCAGGCAAGCGCCTCCGTGTCGTCGGGGCGCGCGCCAACAACCTGCGCAACCTGACGGTCGACATTCCCCTCGGGCTGTTTGTCGCGGTGACCGGTGTGTCGGGGTCGGGGAAGTCAAGCCTCGTGACCGACATTCTCTACCGTGCGATGGCCCGGCACTTCTATCGCGCGCGTGTCGTCCCAGGCGAGCACGACCGGATCGAGGGCTTCGACCAAATCGACAAGGTCATCGAGATCGACCAGAGCCCGATCGGGCGTACACCGCGGTCGAATCCCGCTACCTATACCGGCCTGTTCACTCCGATCCGCGAGCTCTTCACCCAGTTGCCGGAGGCGAAGATCCGTGGCTACGGGCCGGGGCGCTTCTCCTTCAACGTGAAGGGGGGCCGCTGCGAGTCGTGCCAGGGCGACGGGCTGGTGAAGATCGAGATGCACTTTCTGCCCGATGTGTATGTCCCCTGCGAGGTCTGCAAGGGGAAGCGCTACAACCGGGAGACGCTGGAGGTCCGCTACCGCGGCCGCAGCATCGCCGAGGTGCTCGACCTGACCGTGGCCGAGGGGCTCGACTTCTTCCAGAGCCAGCGCCGCATCGCCGACAAGCTCGAGCTGCTGAACGACGTGGGGCTGGGGTACATCCACCTCGGACAGGCGGCCACGACGCTCTCCGGCGGCGAGGCGCAGCGGGTCAAGCTCGCCACCGAGCTCGCCAAGCGGGATACGGGGCGCACCCTCTATATCCTCGACGAGCCGACCACGGGGCTCCACTTCGAGGATGTGCGCCTGCTGCTGGAGGTCCTCCACCGGCTCGTGGACAAGGGCAACAGCGTCGTGGTCATCGAGCACAACCTCGATGTCCTGAAGACCGCCGACTGGATCGTCGATCTTGGCCCGGAGGGTGGCGACCGGGGAGGGACGGTGGTCGCCGAGGGGACGCCGGAGGCGGTGGCCCGGGTCAAGGCGAGCCAGACCGGCCCGTTCCTCGAGCGGGTGCTGCGCGAGGCGCGCTGA
- a CDS encoding tetratricopeptide repeat protein, which translates to MRRSKHSRSSGRQQALGDLFAPDSLEGDQTPKGTDAHFPLRPFAGEIPLSVGIDPHAEAAETPSERLLRLAREAAAKGRRAESEALFTELLALDPTHLDGRVDLARLHERHGQEEQAYLHLSEAVRLHAEHPEALVARGAFLARIKRHPEAEADLQRALRLAPKDAGVHFELGFALWRKGLASEAVEHLRRAAELAPERAEAVYYLGESLHQIGDDLNALAALERAAALDAGNPKPLQLMGRVLDRLGRPEEAGEMYRRAREAVPR; encoded by the coding sequence ATGCGCCGTTCGAAGCACAGCAGAAGCAGCGGTCGCCAGCAGGCGCTGGGAGACCTCTTCGCGCCTGACAGCCTTGAGGGGGACCAGACCCCCAAGGGGACGGACGCGCACTTCCCCCTCCGTCCGTTTGCCGGGGAGATTCCCCTTTCGGTCGGAATCGATCCACACGCGGAAGCCGCTGAAACCCCGTCGGAGCGCCTGCTCCGGCTGGCCCGGGAGGCTGCGGCCAAGGGTCGGCGGGCGGAATCGGAGGCATTGTTCACTGAGCTGCTCGCGCTCGACCCCACGCATCTTGACGGACGGGTGGACCTGGCCCGCCTCCACGAGCGCCATGGGCAGGAAGAGCAGGCCTATCTCCACCTGAGTGAGGCGGTGCGCCTGCATGCCGAGCACCCCGAGGCCTTGGTGGCCCGTGGGGCGTTTCTGGCCCGGATCAAGCGGCACCCGGAGGCCGAGGCCGATCTTCAGCGCGCGCTCCGGCTGGCCCCGAAGGACGCCGGCGTCCACTTCGAGCTGGGGTTCGCCCTCTGGCGAAAGGGACTGGCCAGCGAGGCCGTTGAGCACCTCCGGCGCGCCGCGGAGCTGGCCCCTGAGCGCGCCGAGGCCGTCTACTACCTCGGCGAGTCGCTCCATCAGATTGGCGACGACCTCAATGCACTCGCCGCGCTGGAGCGCGCCGCGGCCCTCGACGCGGGCAATCCCAAGCCGCTGCAGTTGATGGGCCGTGTCCTCGACCGTCTGGGCCGGCCTGAGGAGGCCGGTGAGATGTATCGACGCGCGCGCGAGGCGGTGCCGCGGTGA
- a CDS encoding macro domain-containing protein encodes MIEVVVDDLAFLDVDAVLRPASDTLDPVASVSSRLDQLAGPAFAEERRLQSAMEVGSAVVTGAGDLSAQFVIHTVIRGEHGNVSTDSVRRALTSAWQRASVWGLERVASPPIGAGAGQLGLAEAAALMAQTFAAHSRSGRPPTSLQIIVDRNEEREIVEAAVRGVDR; translated from the coding sequence GTGATCGAGGTGGTGGTGGACGACCTCGCGTTCCTCGACGTCGACGCCGTCCTGCGTCCGGCGAGCGACACACTCGACCCGGTGGCGTCGGTGTCCAGTCGCCTGGACCAGCTCGCAGGGCCTGCCTTCGCCGAGGAGCGACGCCTCCAGTCGGCCATGGAGGTCGGCTCCGCCGTGGTCACCGGCGCCGGTGACCTCTCGGCGCAATTCGTCATTCACACCGTGATCCGCGGCGAGCATGGGAATGTTTCGACCGACTCGGTGCGCCGGGCGCTGACATCGGCGTGGCAGCGGGCCTCGGTCTGGGGCCTCGAGCGGGTGGCGAGCCCGCCGATCGGCGCCGGAGCCGGGCAGCTGGGGCTGGCCGAAGCCGCCGCGCTGATGGCCCAGACATTCGCAGCGCACTCCCGCAGCGGGCGCCCGCCCACGTCGTTGCAGATCATCGTCGATCGCAACGAAGAGCGTGAGATTGTCGAGGCCGCCGTTCGCGGGGTGGACCGCTGA
- a CDS encoding transglutaminase-like domain-containing protein, giving the protein MLAWLASLGWLVLREYRPAEDGDFASAEQISLPPTTTFYALRAGTEQVGFRSVTTDTLPNGIRVTSRIDIDVPLPLVPRRLLTTTEALYDQSLNLVAFTSTVSGEVGQQTLVGSVGSDGRLSVVISGRGQTRQDTVVVDLPAGTLLPDAVSIGLAARGSLKAGVAATIPVFDPVELTVGRRDVRVVAESTFVLPDSAAIDSLSGEWLPAGLDTIPTVRVDWMEYGLPIRAWIDRNGAVIARETPLGLSEHRGPFEIVNSGYVRRRPRNVQAPPLELPAPGAGAEGPSRLTLGAVDLQGVAPMLATRWQTVERGMLVTHPGGTVTASSRPLPDSVAAAYRGDGSSTRVRLDARRIVGADTAAPARAASKLAAWIGSTIVPGLPSFGDPEAVLLRRRGDSSDRATLFVAMARSLGFAARPVAGLQSTGGRLRYRAWAEVWLDGWVPVDPTLGQFPADGGHFRLLINATARPSTLVPMLGAVRPVLTTTATTP; this is encoded by the coding sequence GTGCTTGCCTGGCTGGCCTCGCTGGGCTGGCTGGTCCTGCGCGAGTACCGCCCCGCGGAAGATGGCGATTTCGCGTCGGCCGAGCAGATCAGCCTGCCGCCTACCACCACGTTCTACGCGCTTCGGGCCGGCACAGAACAGGTCGGCTTCCGGTCCGTGACCACCGACACCCTGCCGAACGGCATTCGGGTGACGTCCCGCATCGACATCGACGTGCCGCTTCCCCTTGTCCCCCGGCGGTTGCTGACCACCACGGAGGCGCTCTACGATCAGAGCCTGAACCTCGTCGCGTTCACGTCGACGGTCAGCGGTGAGGTTGGACAGCAAACGCTGGTGGGCAGCGTCGGCAGCGATGGCCGCCTCTCCGTGGTCATCAGCGGCCGTGGGCAGACCCGCCAGGACACGGTGGTCGTGGACCTGCCGGCCGGAACGCTGCTGCCCGATGCCGTGTCCATCGGCCTCGCTGCCAGGGGGAGCCTGAAGGCCGGTGTCGCCGCCACGATCCCCGTCTTCGACCCGGTGGAACTGACGGTCGGCAGGCGGGACGTCCGGGTGGTGGCCGAAAGCACCTTCGTACTCCCCGACAGCGCCGCGATCGACTCCCTCTCCGGAGAGTGGCTGCCCGCAGGGCTCGACACGATTCCAACCGTCCGGGTCGATTGGATGGAATACGGATTGCCGATCCGGGCGTGGATCGACCGGAACGGCGCCGTCATCGCGCGTGAGACCCCGCTCGGCCTCTCCGAGCATCGCGGCCCCTTTGAGATCGTCAATTCCGGCTACGTCAGGCGGCGGCCGCGCAACGTGCAGGCGCCCCCGCTTGAACTCCCGGCGCCGGGGGCGGGCGCGGAGGGGCCGTCCCGGCTCACGCTCGGGGCGGTGGACCTGCAAGGCGTGGCACCGATGCTTGCGACGCGCTGGCAGACGGTTGAGCGAGGCATGCTGGTGACTCACCCTGGAGGCACCGTCACCGCCTCCAGCCGGCCCTTGCCCGACTCTGTCGCCGCCGCCTATCGTGGGGACGGGTCCTCCACCCGCGTGCGGCTGGACGCCCGCCGCATCGTCGGCGCCGACACCGCGGCGCCGGCCCGGGCGGCCAGCAAGCTGGCCGCCTGGATCGGCTCCACCATCGTGCCGGGGCTGCCATCATTCGGAGACCCCGAGGCGGTCCTGCTCCGCCGCCGAGGCGACAGTTCAGACCGGGCCACCCTGTTCGTGGCGATGGCCCGGTCGCTGGGGTTCGCCGCCCGGCCGGTGGCCGGGCTCCAGTCGACCGGTGGACGGCTGCGCTACCGGGCCTGGGCGGAAGTGTGGCTCGACGGGTGGGTGCCGGTGGACCCGACGCTCGGGCAGTTCCCGGCAGACGGAGGACACTTCCGCCTCCTGATCAACGCGACGGCGCGCCCGTCGACTCTCGTTCCGATGCTCGGGGCCGTGCGCCCCGTCCTCACCACGACCGCGACGACACCATGA
- a CDS encoding ABC transporter ATP-binding protein: MIQLRDLSKNYGRFTAVDRLTLEVPKGELFGFLGPNGAGKTTTLRMIAGILQPTGGSVTIGGADIHRHPEEAKAKLGFIPDRPYVYEKLTGAEFLRFVAALFGQDGPSVEKRMDELLELFELAPWKDELTESYSHGMRQKLLISSALVHRPEVVVVDEPMVGLDPKSARTLKDLLRAFVDKGGTVLMSTHTLEVAEAMCDRIAIIQHGKLAASGTMDDLRRETASEGMTLERLFLKLTDGEVPQSLSGMFDD, from the coding sequence ATGATCCAGCTGCGCGATCTTTCCAAGAACTACGGCCGCTTCACTGCGGTGGACCGCCTCACGCTGGAGGTGCCAAAAGGAGAGTTGTTCGGCTTCCTGGGGCCGAATGGGGCCGGGAAGACGACAACGCTTCGCATGATCGCCGGCATCCTGCAGCCGACCGGCGGCTCGGTCACGATCGGGGGCGCGGACATCCACCGGCACCCCGAGGAGGCCAAGGCCAAGCTGGGGTTCATTCCCGATCGGCCGTACGTCTACGAGAAACTGACCGGCGCTGAGTTTCTCCGGTTCGTGGCGGCGCTCTTCGGACAGGACGGACCCAGCGTCGAGAAGCGCATGGACGAGCTGCTCGAGTTGTTCGAACTCGCGCCGTGGAAGGATGAATTGACGGAGTCGTACAGTCACGGCATGCGCCAGAAGCTGCTCATCTCGAGCGCGCTCGTGCACCGACCCGAGGTCGTGGTCGTCGACGAGCCGATGGTCGGGCTCGACCCGAAGAGTGCGCGGACGCTGAAGGACCTGTTGCGCGCCTTTGTCGACAAGGGCGGGACGGTCCTGATGAGCACGCACACCCTGGAGGTGGCGGAAGCGATGTGCGACCGGATCGCCATCATCCAGCACGGCAAGCTCGCCGCCTCCGGGACCATGGACGACCTCCGCCGGGAGACGGCGTCGGAGGGCATGACCCTGGAGCGGCTCTTCCTCAAGCTGACAGACGGCGAAGTCCCCCAGTCGCTGAGCGGGATGTTCGATGACTGA